From the Populus nigra chromosome 13, ddPopNigr1.1, whole genome shotgun sequence genome, the window TGCCGAAGCCTTTACAAATCATGTTGCTGAAGCATCTTTCATAGATAAATATTTCTATTGTCTTTGGTGGGGCTTAAGAAGCTTAAGGTACGGTTAGTTTCTATCTCCCTTTTAATTTCCGGTTTAATCTGATGCAGCTATCTGTTTCCTATTCTTAATTTGTGAATTTGTTTATGATTCTGGAGGCCACTAATGCTGAGTAACAAGACCAAGGAgcattaatattctttttagttttagtttttgacATAAGCTTTTCCTTGTTGCAAAGCTTTCTCACTAAATTTCTTGTTAACTGTTCTGTAGTAATAGATAGTTTTGTCTCTTGAAGTTAATTGGgaacagattttaattcaaAGATTTTCTATGGCAGttgataaatctaaatatttaacAAGTATGCCAAGAATAATACTCTCGGTTTCTAGAGATTAAGAATTGTGGTGATGATATTTCATTTGGTTCAATGAAAAACATGACAGCAATTTCACTGCTCtccttaaactttgatttctctcCCTCTATTCCAAGCTAGCTGACCTGCAATTGATATTTTACCAAGTTTTCGTTCATTTTATGCTGAGCAGTTCGTATGGACAAAATTTGATGACAAGTACCTATGAAGGTGAAACACTATTCAGCATTGGCATCTGTATTATGGGTCTAGTTCTGTTTGCTCATCTCATAGGCAATATGCAGGTATCTATAATGCACTAACGTTCCTTTATCTTCTAATCTctgcttaaaataaaattttagaagacTATTTTATTACTTGCTATGTAGCCGGTGTTTTGTTCGTGCACAATCTATTACTTGTACATCTATACAACATCTTTTACTTGCCAGAAAAGTAGAGGAAATCTTGTGGCATGAGTGAGAGtgagattgaaataatttgATTACTCTAATTATAATCCACTGTTATTCCCCTGAAGACATATATGCAATCCGCGTCTGCTAGATTGGAAGAATGGAGGATTAGGCGAAGAGATGCAGAGGAATGGACGAGGCACCGTCAATTACCTCCAGAGTTGCAAGAATGTGTTCGCCGTTTTGTTCAATACAAATGGTTAGCTACGAGAGGTGTAGACGAAGAAAGCATCTTGAAGTCCTTACCTATGGATATCCGACGTCAGATTCAACGGCATCTTTGTCTGGCCCTTGTTCGACGCGTGAGTTTTCGATATCTGATGCCTCCAACTAATGTGTAATTACTAGGATTGCGGTTTGAAATTTCTTAATCATACTTCGTGTTCTTGTTCAGGTCCCATTTTTTGCACAAATGGATGATCAACTGTTAGATGCAATATGTGAACGTCTTGTCTCATCTTTGAACACTAAAGACACCTTCATAGTCCGGGAGGGTGATCCAGTAAATGAGATGCTTTTCATCATTAGAGGACTGCTAGAAAGTTCCACAACAAATGGGGGAAGGTCAGGTTTTTTCAACTCAATTACACTCAGGGCTGGTGACTTTTGTGGGGAGGAATTGTTGACATGGGCTCTGATGCCAACCTCTCGTCTAAATTTACCTGTATCCACTCGAACTGTCAAGGCTCTCTCTGAAGTTGAGGCCTTTGCACTTAGAGCGGTTGACCTAAAGTTTGTCGCAAAGCAATTTAAACGGTTGCATAGCAAGAAATTGCAGCATGCTTTCAGGTATTACTCTCATCAGTGGAGGACGTGGGGAGCTTGCTATATACAATCTGCATGGAGGCGTTATACAAGGAGGAAACTACAAATGGAATTGGCTAGGCAAGAAAGCTTATTTTATTCTCAAGTTATGGAAGGTGAGGTTGAATATTATTACAGTGATGAAGGAGGAGATGAAAGACCATTAGTGGATCATTCAAACAATGGTTCGCATCTTGGAGCAACCATGCTTGCTTCAAAATTTGCTGCAAATACAAGGAGAGGAGTTGGCCATCAAAAGCTTCCTCCGCCGGATGATTCCACCTTAGAAATGCCCAAGTTTTTTAAACCAGAGGAACCTGATTTCTATGCAGAGCATGAAGATAGTTGAATTTTATcgttattataatatattctaTCAAATAATTACAGTCAAcatgagtttatatatattgtctCTGTTCATTAACAAATAGATAGAATCAGACTCTTATAGCATGAgtttcttcatttgtttttttttaattaaaaacaataggCTTGCTCGAGcatgaaatttgaattcaaatagATAGTTCGTTCATGGCTTTTTATTCGGTAGTAAACTGGGTTGAAAGCCTAAGAACACACAGAGTGTGGGAGTAGCACTTCCAAGTCAATTCCGTTGCggttgagtatttttttttgtttttcaattgaaatgtttaagttttggaaTGTTTTAGTGTGCTGTGATATTTGGAGGTTATATTGTGTgtgtataatataaaatattaatttaatatgtataatttaaatataaatttaaaaataaattaacttaaaattatacaatttaaatttcaatacaaaagtaaaaaaatgagaattaaatCGATATAACTTGATCGACTcaataagtttaaaaataatttagataactaataaaaatatagtttgactcaaaaatattcaagacaacattgtttttttttaaatattgatacgACAACAGATTTGATTGACTTAAGTCTATCtaagttaactttttaaatttgtgatCTGGATCATGAGACCGtgataatcctaaataaaataattcaaaataaattatgaagtttaattcccaATAAACccattattaaataataaaattgaaaaaaatttaatataaaaacaagacacaataaaataacataagttTACTTGGGTTAATTTAAGAAACTCGTGATTCAGGTCATGATATTaggataatttcatagaaaacaaactcaAACAAATGACAAAACTTAATTgataatcaaccaaatattgaaaatattaaatgatgaaattgaaaaaaaaatcaattaaaaaaaactaaaaaaaaactcgagtcaactagattaacccttcaaacccaTGATAATaatcatgagactgagataaccacaaaaaaaaagaagcataccACAATAAACTATAAAGTCTAATATTCAATAAACCAAGTGTTGgacgataatttttttaaaaaaaaaaacataaatttttttaaaatgcaaataaaaacaaaattgtttggCTGGAACAGAACAACTAGAACGGAATCAGAATGTTCCAGGCAAATTTTCGGGACGGATTAAGATTTTGAGTGAGATAAAATatgtttagatttatttttttttttaaattaaatcaaaatatatcgATTataccaaacaaaacaaaacagaattAACAATGAACAACTTGGCTCCCAAtatatcataaaacaaaaataaatctaattttttaattttaataatcatttgatcatatatatgatttagaaattataattcTTTCTCTAAATCATGcactacaataatttttttccttaatcaaATAACAACAATAGGAAGCAAACTTacgaaaataaaaacataatttaatgaTTACGTATCTGATAACTTCATTTCGAGTATCACTCACTAtaatagtataatttattttgttattatataatagAGAATGACTATAATTATGTAGTGTAGAACTGTAGATTACCCAAATGAAccaaaaataagaacaaaattaacaaaatattaactGCCACCGTCGATACGATGTCGCTTGGCTGCCTTGCAAAATATGAAGATAACCCAAAATCCTCAACAACTTTCACTCCGTAGAAAATCCTCCCTGATTCCAAGTTAGGGTTTCTctcagatctctctctctcttaaactgcaaaaaatctgttttcaaTTTAGCATCAGTAAGAATGGCAACTGAAACGAAACCAGCAACTGAGGATGTGAAGATTGACTTGTTCGAGGACGAcgatgaatttgaagaatttGAAATCAATGGAGGTAATTACCCTTTTCCTTCTTGGTTTTTGATAATCAAAGTacttataccaaaaaaatatgttctatTGTTGGATTTCTTCTTTATAGCTCCAAGATGTCATGCTTCGATTTTTATTAGGCGAAGAAAATTTGTATTGACCTTAAAGAAAGGTTCGAATTTTGGGTAAagtaattcatgtttttttttcagttataATAGGTGGAAATAATGAATGCGGCTATGGTCATGATCTTTCTGTGCTTGGTGTTTGTGTTTATGCcgatacttttatttatttgtctgttatgaatgattatttgtttgattatggATTTCTAATTCTTAATGATTCTAGTAATTAGTTGTTTGAGGAAACTGTGTTAGGAAGCTTGCTGTTACTTGATGTTGCTCGTAGCACATGTTAATTGTGGAAGCAACTATGAGTGTTATAATTTGtgagattgatgaattaatatcAATGTGGATACATATTGTCTAGTTTGGATTCTTATTGCATGTTGTCTGACCAACTTTTATCTGAAATCACATCCATGCGTTTTTGGTCATCACAATGAATTGAAATCATGAAATTCTCTTGCCTGTTTTTGTTGTCTGTAAAATGTTAGTACTTGTAATGCCTTAGTTTATTAATAAACTGTGGTCTTGAAATAGGACTGTTATTTGTCCGTATTATGAGCTATTGtctattttctccttttttatgaGCTGTTGTCTCTTTTCTAATGGTAACTTAACTGACAGAGTGGGAAGTGAAGGAGGAAGGGAAAGAAGCGACACAGCAGTGGGAGGATGAttgggatgatgatgatgtcaaTGACGACTTCTCACTGCAGCTAAGGAAGGAATTGGAGAACAATACACAGAAGAACTGAGCTGTTTCTAGAACATGTCAATATAGTATCTCAAATGTTGGTTTGTGTTTGATCTTGAGATTGTTTTCTATATCTTTAGTATGGAAACAAATGCATGAACTATCAAGATCAGAAGCTGAGTACAAAATTTTAAGCTCCAGGGCTTAAATTTTGTGTTTGACTGATGTGGAAGTTGGATCTTGTGTGTTAGGAATTTGTATTTGATGAATTGCTTATTTCAGAATAACATGTTCTggtattatagtttttatgtttAGGGATAGCATAGTAGTATCCCTTCCCCTTATGATTCCATGTCATGATGTTAGGGCACACTTACTGTTccattatcataaaattatgaatcaCCTGCAGTTTGGAATTATGCACTTCAGTAGGGTGATATTAATGGTAAAAATGCTAGGAATATCATGATTGGTGTGGCATGCAACTTTATTATCAGTAGTTAATATATAACTTATTCCATTTCTAATCCCTAGTGTTTCATTATCAGTAGTTAATATATAACTTATTCCATTTCTAATCCCTAGTGTTTCAGTGAGGATGCTATATCTGAAACAAGCATGAAAGAGAACCAGATGCATCTGAAATGGTTGTGGCAGTAATCACTCGTCTTAAACCATCTACTAGGGGTGTTCACGatttagtttggtttggtttagacTTAAAAAACCAACCGAACCGAGTTATATTAGTTTTGTGAAATattaaccaaaccaaaccgaaatccggttcaaaccgaactggttcagttcggttaaatttggttttttttggcaaaaaactGAGAAACCTAATCCCATCACCagaaaacctaaaaattcaacaaatcatgaagttaaCTAAATCAACAGCAAACTTGAACTTTTTGTGAAGCTAACCTTCCTgcccaacaacaacaataaccatGTTTTCACATTGAAGCTAGCCTTGTAACCCATGAtacatttatattaaaattgtttCGTAACCTAAGAGAACATacactaattaagaaaaagtttcaaatcaaaTAGCCTCATAAGAGTTTGAAATATTATTCAggagcaaataaataaaatctaaaaagtagAACTGGACTTTATCCTGCGTGCTGTAGATCTGGATTTGTAGACCTGCAAGAATGGAGGAGGATCGCGATAGCTTGCACATAagtaaagagagaagagaagccCTACCTGCTGTAGATCTGGCTTTATAGATCTGCAAGAATAGGCTTTGTAGATCTGCAAGAATAGAGGAGGATTGTGACGACTTGCATTGAAGTAAAGAGAGAAGAGTAGCTAGGGAGATGAAGACGTGGGTTTGTGTTCGACCAAtaataaagagagaagagaatgcAAAATCATAAATGCAAAGCAGTTGAGAACTTCAAATGGAAAAGAAGAATGAGTTTTGAGGTGGAGAGGTGGTTTGCAATTTGCATAGACGACGACTTTTTATGAAGACAAGGTAGAGGGTGAGTTATGTTAGGGTTAGGCTAGTTAACAATTTATACCCCTACACAGATGACGGCTTTTTAGGATTTGTTGGTTGGTCCGGTTCGGTTCGCcggttttagttttaaaaatcgaAACCGAACCAGActtgttaaaatttatggttttaaaaatcggtttaatcggttttcatctcgattcggttttttcggttaatttttctttgaatttttcagttttcttggttaattggtttttttgaacacccctaccATCTACCACTCATGAAATTCAGTATAGAGGCGAGGCGTGGAATGATTAGAATTTCTAAGAGAGTTGCTTTAGACAAGGTTACCCAATCCTTCTGTCATATCTATTGTCCCATCCATAGATGTTGTCATGCTAAACCTCTGGAGTAACCTAGCAAGTGTCAGGTGCAGCAGTTGTTGACGCGAATCTTGTGGTCACACAATCcacaatcaaaattgaaattgagaagccGAAAGAGATATGATAGAAGTGtaacacaatggaaacctgtaGCACTATTGAAATGAAGTTGAATGACGCCACAAAGCTTGCTAAACTTCGACAAGTCAGATTCAATTTGTTTAAGAACTTACGAATGCAAGGATCTCTCTCACATGTTAAACTGAAAAGttcataatattatttatcaaagggttttttttttaatttaggctttacatgtgtttaaatagtt encodes:
- the LOC133670418 gene encoding protein DELETION OF SUV3 SUPPRESSOR 1(I)-like, whose protein sequence is MATETKPATEDVKIDLFEDDDEFEEFEINGEWEVKEEGKEATQQWEDDWDDDDVNDDFSLQLRKELENNTQKN